One Panthera leo isolate Ple1 chromosome B1, P.leo_Ple1_pat1.1, whole genome shotgun sequence DNA window includes the following coding sequences:
- the PNOC gene encoding prepronociceptin, whose amino-acid sequence MKILLCDLLLLSLFSSVSSSCQKDCLTCREKLRPALDSFNLEVCILECEGKVFSSPLWTPCTKVMARGSWQLSPADPEHVAAALYQPSASSEIQLKRMPRIRSLIQAQKGTEPGMDETGEMEQKQLQKRFGGFTGARKSARKLANQKRFSEFMRQYLVLSLQSSQRRRTLHQNGNV is encoded by the exons ATGAAAATCCTGCTTTGTGACCTCCTGCTGCTCAGCCTCTTCTCCAGCGTGTCCAGCAGCTGCCAGAAGGACTGTCTGACCTGCAGAGAGAAGCTCCGCCCAGCTCTTGACAGCTTCAACCTTGAG GTGTGCATCCTTGAGTGTGAAGGGAAGGTCTTCAGCAGCCCTCTCTGGACTCCATGCACCAAGGTCATGGCCAGGGGCTCCTGGCAGCTCAGCCCTGCTGACCCAGAGCACGTGGCAGCTGCCCTTTACCAGCCAAGCGCCTCCTCCGAGATACAACTGAAGCGAATGCCTCGCATCAGGAGCCTAATCCAAGCCCAGAAAGGGACAGAGCCCGGCATGGATGAGACTGGAGAAATGGAGCAGAAGCAGCTGCAAAAGAGGTTTGGGGGCTTCACCGGGGCCCGGAAGTCGGCCCGGAAGTTGGCCAACCAGAAGCGGTTCAGTGAGTTCATGAGGCAGTACCTGGTCCTGAGCTTGCAGTCCAGCCAGCGCCGGCGCACTCTGCATCAGAATGGTAATGTGTAG